Part of the Imperialibacter roseus genome, AATTGGGGCCGTCAACGCCAGCTTTCTGATCAAACCGTCCCCAACCCTGCGGAAGCAAAACCAGATCAAAACAATTCACTCTTCCTTGAAAATAGAAGGTAATACATTGTCAGAAGATCAGATAACAGCACTGATTGAAAACAAGCGGGTGATTGGCCCTGAAAGAGATATTATGGAGGTTCGGAACGCCATTGAGGTCTACGATAAAATCGAGAGCTTCAGGTTTGATTCCGAAAAATCGTTCCTGGCTGCACACAAAATGCTTATGAAGTCGCTTGAGAAAGATGCTGGCTCCTACCGGAAAAAAGGAGTGGGCATTGTGAAGGGCTCAAAAGTTCAACACCTTGCCCCACCGGCCGAAAACGTTGCTTTTTTGATGAAGAATCTTTTTCACTATCTCAAAACCGACACTGATATCGCCCTGATCAAAAGTTGTGTTTTTCACTATGAGATAGAGTTTATTCACCCGTTTATGGATGGTAATGGAAGAATGGGAAGACTTTGGCAAACTGTGATCCTGATTAGCAAATTTCCCGTCTTTCAGTTTCTTCCTTTTGAAACGCTCATTTCGGCCAATCAATCAGCCTATTACAAAGCCCTTTCTGATAGCGACAAGGCCGGTCATTCAACTCCATTCATCGCCTACATGCTCGGCGTCATTAGCCTGGCGCTGGACAATGTTCTTCAAACCAAAGGAGCGAGTCAATCGCAAGTTGATCGGCTCCAGTATTTCCTGTCTCTGAAGATTAAGTCATTTACCCGAAAAGATTACATGAATGTTTTCAAGACACTTTCAACTGCCACCGCCAGCCGTGACTTAAAAAAAGGAGTTGAATTGGGGCATTTCAGCGTCCTCGGTATGAATCGCTTGACAACCTACAAGGTGATAGAAAAGAAAATATAGCCCAGCTTACTCACACCTCCCCATACCTAAAGCAATCCACCACATGGTCGTTCACCAGGCCGCAGGCTTGCATGTGGGCGTAAATGACGGTGCTGCCGACGAACTTGAAGCCCCGCTTTTTCAGGTCTTTGCTCAAGGCGTCCGACTCTTTGGTGGTTGGTGGAGCTGTTTTGTAGTCTTTCCATTGGTTCACAATGGGCTTGTTGTCCACAAACTGCCAGATGTACTTGTCGAAGCTGCCGAATTCCTCCTGCACTTTAAGAAACTGCTGTGCGTTGGTTACGGCACTTTGCACCTTGAGCCGGTTGCGGATGATGCCCGGAAAAAGGAGCAGCTCTTCCACAATCTGAGGAGTAAACTGTGCCACTTTCTCAGGGTCGAAATCGGCGAATGACTCACGGTAGCCAACCCGCTTCTTCAGAATGGTGCTCCAGCTTAAACCGGCCTGCGCTCCTTCGAGGATTAAAAATTCGAAATGCTTGCGGTCGTCATGCACCGGCACTCCCCACTCCTC contains:
- a CDS encoding Fic family protein, whose product is MKPPYQINSEILRLLTEVSEKIGAVNASFLIKPSPTLRKQNQIKTIHSSLKIEGNTLSEDQITALIENKRVIGPERDIMEVRNAIEVYDKIESFRFDSEKSFLAAHKMLMKSLEKDAGSYRKKGVGIVKGSKVQHLAPPAENVAFLMKNLFHYLKTDTDIALIKSCVFHYEIEFIHPFMDGNGRMGRLWQTVILISKFPVFQFLPFETLISANQSAYYKALSDSDKAGHSTPFIAYMLGVISLALDNVLQTKGASQSQVDRLQYFLSLKIKSFTRKDYMNVFKTLSTATASRDLKKGVELGHFSVLGMNRLTTYKVIEKKI
- a CDS encoding DNA-3-methyladenine glycosylase I, coding for MNDNKKRCAWCLGFDDYVKYHDEEWGVPVHDDRKHFEFLILEGAQAGLSWSTILKKRVGYRESFADFDPEKVAQFTPQIVEELLLFPGIIRNRLKVQSAVTNAQQFLKVQEEFGSFDKYIWQFVDNKPIVNQWKDYKTAPPTTKESDALSKDLKKRGFKFVGSTVIYAHMQACGLVNDHVVDCFRYGEV